In a single window of the Flavobacterium sp. W4I14 genome:
- a CDS encoding hypothetical protein (product_source=Hypo-rule applied; cath_funfam=2.115.10.20; cleavage_site_network=SignalP-noTM; pfam=PF04616; superfamily=75005): MKKLLLAFLILFSICAFAQKSKKTTLVLKPLYSDPVYDGAADPVVIWNKGEKKWFMFYTNRRANVKNLDGVSWVHGTRIGIAESEDGVKWKYRDTCDIQYRLTDYTHWAPEVIENKGTYHMYLTYVPGVFKDWRHLRYIVHLTSKNLINWKFESKLNLASDRCIDACVFKLPDNKGWRMYYNNEMAGKSIYYADSKDLYHWEDSGKKLIGDKGCEGPKVFYWKNTYWMVVDNWNGLGIYSSTDLVTWKRQPKNILQAPGKGTDDGVMGGHADVVVIGDKAYIYYFTHPGRTPENKGIDNYTTRRSVIQLAELDYSNGEISCNRDKSLAIKLSPNQK; encoded by the coding sequence ATGAAGAAACTCCTCCTTGCCTTTTTGATACTGTTTTCTATATGCGCCTTTGCTCAAAAAAGCAAGAAAACAACGCTAGTTCTCAAGCCATTGTACAGCGATCCTGTCTACGATGGCGCTGCCGATCCGGTGGTGATCTGGAATAAAGGAGAAAAGAAGTGGTTTATGTTTTATACCAACCGCAGGGCAAATGTTAAAAACCTCGATGGCGTAAGTTGGGTACATGGTACGCGTATCGGCATTGCTGAATCTGAAGATGGCGTAAAATGGAAATATCGTGATACCTGCGATATTCAATACCGCTTAACCGATTATACCCATTGGGCACCAGAGGTAATCGAAAATAAGGGAACTTACCACATGTATTTAACCTATGTGCCTGGCGTTTTTAAAGATTGGCGGCATCTGCGCTACATTGTTCACCTTACCAGTAAAAACCTCATCAATTGGAAATTCGAATCCAAACTGAACCTGGCTTCCGATCGCTGCATTGATGCCTGTGTATTTAAATTGCCTGATAACAAAGGCTGGCGCATGTATTACAACAATGAAATGGCTGGCAAATCGATCTATTATGCTGATAGTAAAGACCTATACCATTGGGAAGATAGCGGCAAAAAATTAATTGGCGATAAAGGCTGCGAAGGTCCAAAAGTCTTCTATTGGAAAAACACCTATTGGATGGTAGTAGACAACTGGAACGGTTTAGGCATATATTCATCTACCGATCTCGTCACCTGGAAACGCCAGCCAAAAAACATTTTACAGGCACCAGGAAAAGGAACCGATGATGGTGTAATGGGCGGCCATGCCGATGTGGTGGTGATTGGAGATAAAGCCTACATCTATTACTTTACCCACCCTGGCCGAACACCCGAAAATAAAGGAATTGATAACTACACGACCAGAAGAAGTGTGATTCAACTGGCAGAATTAGACTACTCAAATGGTGAAATCAGCTGCAACCGTGATAAATCCTTAGCTATTAAATTAAGTCCTAACCAAAAATAA